A single genomic interval of uncultured Sphaerochaeta sp. harbors:
- a CDS encoding TRAP transporter large permease, with translation MNIILLLFLVLAICFLIRMPVSFAMLIASISYFVMSGRNMEQVLSVLTGNMYSNYTMLAAPLFIFMANVMNEGEITDKLFRFCNGLFGRMRGGTAQVNVAASLIFSGMTGSAIADASGIGLMEIEQMKKEGYDTEFSCALTAASATVGPIFPPSIPMVIYAMISGASIGKLFMGGMVPGLILSLLLGIYVAVISFKRKYPRGEQMAFRMFLRVTLEAFPALFTVILLLGGIYLGVVTPTEAGALSSAYAILISILIYHNLGPKKMWRIIKKSAANTATLALLAGSSMLFSYIISLEQVPRVIAAFVMGLTENKYIFLFIVNIVFLLLGCVLDVSTIQLVFVPMVLPLVNAFGIDLVHFGVVICLNMMIGLSTPPFGMLLFIVSGLGKAKISGVIREIIPMIAVMIALLFAITYIPNIVMWIPNNLM, from the coding sequence ATGAATATAATACTCCTGCTATTTCTTGTTCTCGCTATTTGCTTCCTCATTCGCATGCCTGTTTCCTTCGCCATGCTTATTGCCTCGATTTCTTATTTCGTAATGAGTGGCAGAAACATGGAACAAGTGCTTTCCGTTCTCACAGGTAACATGTATTCCAACTATACGATGCTGGCAGCGCCTCTCTTTATATTTATGGCCAATGTAATGAATGAAGGAGAGATTACTGACAAGTTGTTCAGATTCTGCAATGGGCTTTTTGGCCGTATGCGTGGGGGGACAGCCCAAGTCAATGTTGCGGCATCATTGATATTTTCTGGGATGACCGGAAGTGCAATTGCTGATGCTTCTGGTATTGGCTTGATGGAAATAGAACAGATGAAGAAAGAGGGCTATGACACTGAGTTCAGTTGTGCTCTTACTGCTGCTTCTGCTACTGTGGGACCAATCTTTCCACCATCCATACCAATGGTCATCTATGCAATGATCTCTGGTGCCTCAATAGGAAAGCTTTTCATGGGCGGTATGGTTCCTGGTCTCATTCTTTCGCTCTTGCTCGGTATTTATGTTGCTGTTATCTCCTTTAAGAGGAAATATCCTCGTGGAGAGCAGATGGCATTCAGGATGTTTTTGAGGGTCACCCTTGAGGCTTTCCCCGCCCTTTTCACGGTTATATTGTTGCTTGGAGGAATCTATCTTGGTGTTGTGACTCCAACAGAAGCTGGTGCGCTTTCTTCTGCATATGCAATACTCATCTCAATACTCATCTATCACAACCTCGGGCCGAAGAAGATGTGGAGAATCATAAAGAAAAGTGCGGCGAACACTGCTACCTTGGCATTGTTGGCTGGTTCTTCGATGCTGTTCTCCTACATTATATCGCTGGAACAAGTACCAAGGGTTATTGCAGCGTTTGTTATGGGCCTTACAGAGAATAAATATATCTTCCTGTTTATTGTCAATATTGTATTCCTGTTGCTTGGCTGTGTGCTTGATGTCAGTACCATCCAGTTGGTATTCGTCCCAATGGTACTCCCTTTGGTAAATGCCTTTGGTATTGATTTGGTACATTTTGGCGTTGTCATCTGCTTGAATATGATGATTGGGCTCTCAACACCACCATTTGGGATGTTGTTGTTTATTGTTTCAGGTCTAGGAAAGGCAAAGATAAGTGGGGTAATTCGAGAAATAATCCCAATGATAGCTGTCATGATAGCGCTCTTGTTTGCTATTACCTATATTCCAAATATTGTAATGTGGATTCCCAATAATCTCATGTAA
- a CDS encoding sialic acid TRAP transporter substrate-binding protein SiaP, translated as MKRFTTILLVLLMVSVSAWAAGSTESAEKPVELIFTSISVSGDSHTEAMYVFADKVKELTNGSVEVKVYDNGTLFSSENEFDALVSGEADIAYLSFPTIATQIPSYSMFGSGYFFSSYEHMTATLNGSIADEHIWPKVREVINVQPLGSLYLGSRVINTRNRPINSYADMEGLLLRMPNSESWLFLGEALGANPTPLSFSELYSALQTGAVDGQDNPLPTVESAKFYEVTKYLALTNHVIDSVTPCVNLDKWNSMTKEQQEAVQEAMTIAIEYNDKTRLEAEASLVEFFEGEGLIVTTPDINEFRENVQAAYAANTKMVSSWDMDLYEQVQSLAK; from the coding sequence ATGAAGCGTTTTACAACTATCTTACTTGTCCTCTTGATGGTAAGCGTATCTGCATGGGCAGCAGGATCTACAGAAAGTGCTGAGAAACCAGTTGAGCTGATTTTTACTTCGATTTCAGTGTCGGGGGACTCTCATACTGAAGCCATGTATGTATTTGCTGATAAGGTCAAAGAGTTGACCAATGGTAGTGTTGAAGTAAAAGTGTATGATAATGGAACCCTTTTCTCTTCTGAGAATGAGTTCGATGCACTTGTAAGTGGAGAGGCCGATATTGCGTATCTTTCGTTCCCCACCATTGCAACCCAGATTCCTTCATATAGCATGTTCGGTTCTGGTTACTTCTTCAGTTCCTATGAGCACATGACTGCTACGCTTAATGGTAGTATTGCGGATGAACATATCTGGCCAAAAGTCCGTGAAGTCATTAATGTTCAGCCTCTGGGAAGCCTCTATCTTGGCAGTCGTGTAATCAATACTCGTAACCGGCCTATCAACAGCTATGCTGATATGGAAGGACTCCTTCTTCGCATGCCAAATTCTGAATCCTGGTTGTTCCTTGGTGAAGCACTTGGTGCTAATCCTACTCCTCTTTCTTTCAGTGAATTGTATTCAGCATTGCAGACCGGTGCAGTGGACGGACAGGATAATCCCCTGCCAACAGTAGAAAGTGCAAAATTCTATGAAGTTACCAAGTATCTTGCTCTTACAAACCATGTTATTGACTCTGTCACTCCTTGTGTGAATTTGGACAAATGGAATTCCATGACAAAAGAGCAGCAAGAGGCTGTACAGGAAGCAATGACCATTGCTATTGAATACAACGACAAGACAAGGCTTGAGGCTGAAGCTAGTTTGGTGGAGTTCTTTGAGGGAGAGGGCCTGATAGTGACTACTCCAGACATCAACGAATTCAGGGAAAACGTCCAAGCAGCATATGCTGCCAATACCAAGATGGTTTCTAGCTGGGACATGGATCTGTACGAACAAGTCCAGAGCCTTGCGAAGTAG
- a CDS encoding type II CAAX endopeptidase family protein has product MKKCKEILKDNEVVAFLVGTYVISWLIWMPFVIFSQGWLKGLGSFGPTISALLITGITKGRSGLKELFVKVLIWKVSFFWYVFSLLSTLGVIWLSLGIYRLTGGEVVNTNDPGQWYLIPVIFLYVLFFSVAGEEFGWRGFLLPRLQKQYSALSSSLIIGLFWGFWHLPLFLIQGDFHAHIPFLLFILQDVALAVILTWIYNNTQGSLLLVHLFHAASNVTVGLLPILPMKPGDSLIPLYITVAVLVLVAISIVILYGPKTLSRTRANII; this is encoded by the coding sequence ATGAAGAAGTGCAAAGAGATACTGAAAGATAATGAGGTAGTGGCGTTCCTGGTTGGTACCTACGTGATTTCTTGGCTGATCTGGATGCCTTTTGTGATCTTCTCTCAGGGATGGCTGAAAGGCCTTGGAAGTTTCGGCCCAACTATCTCTGCTCTCCTGATCACCGGTATAACCAAAGGAAGAAGTGGCCTAAAAGAACTGTTTGTCAAGGTTCTTATCTGGAAGGTGTCCTTTTTCTGGTACGTGTTCAGTCTTTTAAGTACGTTGGGTGTCATATGGTTATCCTTGGGCATCTATCGACTGACAGGGGGAGAAGTGGTGAACACCAACGACCCTGGACAATGGTACCTGATTCCCGTGATATTCCTGTATGTCCTGTTCTTCAGCGTGGCTGGGGAAGAATTCGGTTGGAGGGGGTTCCTTCTTCCCCGGTTACAAAAACAGTACAGTGCACTCTCTTCCAGCCTGATTATCGGGTTGTTCTGGGGATTTTGGCATCTCCCTCTTTTCCTCATACAAGGCGATTTTCATGCACATATTCCCTTCCTGCTATTCATCCTTCAGGATGTGGCGCTCGCGGTCATCCTGACTTGGATCTATAACAATACCCAAGGCAGTTTGCTGTTGGTTCATCTATTCCATGCTGCGAGCAATGTCACGGTAGGTCTTTTGCCCATACTGCCTATGAAGCCTGGCGACAGTCTCATTCCACTGTATATCACTGTTGCGGTCCTGGTATTGGTTGCCATATCTATCGTAATCCTATACGGACCTAAGACCCTGTCGAGAACAAGAGCTAATATCATTTAG
- a CDS encoding TRAP transporter small permease subunit — MQRLHALGKKLIYVFDTLIPNVTFIIIFITFMLTIISRYILKTPVTWSYEVSILAYMWTMFFGVGKALQQKEHVVFSLLYDHVSPRKQLIFDILSNLLIVLLIGIALVPSVNSLLKKKMITGVLKIPYTVAFAPLIYMFVNVMIRSIIELRVYVNELIQMMRNPK, encoded by the coding sequence ATGCAACGATTACATGCTTTAGGAAAGAAATTGATTTATGTGTTCGATACGTTAATACCTAACGTAACGTTCATCATTATTTTTATAACGTTCATGCTCACAATAATTAGTCGGTATATTCTGAAAACCCCAGTAACCTGGAGTTATGAGGTGAGTATTCTTGCGTATATGTGGACAATGTTTTTTGGAGTAGGTAAAGCACTGCAGCAGAAAGAGCATGTAGTATTCTCTCTTCTCTATGATCATGTAAGTCCTCGCAAGCAGTTGATTTTTGATATTCTTTCAAATCTACTCATTGTCTTGTTGATCGGAATTGCTTTGGTCCCTTCAGTCAACTCACTACTTAAGAAAAAAATGATTACCGGTGTTCTGAAAATTCCCTATACTGTTGCATTTGCACCACTCATTTATATGTTCGTTAATGTCATGATCAGAAGCATTATTGAGTTGCGTGTGTATGTGAATGAGCTGATACAAATGATGAGGAATCCAAAATGA
- a CDS encoding methyltransferase, which translates to MLAGVHAAGKETLSPKKDHTLYGGIYEKIRHPQALGELTIWYVVALLLNSPFLILISALYTPLWILWSFMEETDLVIRYGKPYKEYRSRTGMFIPRLRNIANVRKC; encoded by the coding sequence ATGCTAGCTGGTGTCCATGCTGCCGGCAAGGAGACACTGTCCCCAAAGAAGGACCATACGCTGTATGGGGGAATCTATGAGAAAATCAGACACCCACAGGCTCTGGGGGAACTTACAATCTGGTATGTGGTTGCCCTTTTGCTGAATTCACCATTCTTGATTCTCATTTCTGCTCTCTACACACCCCTCTGGATCCTTTGGTCATTCATGGAAGAGACAGATCTTGTCATTCGTTATGGGAAGCCTTACAAAGAGTACCGTTCAAGAACAGGGATGTTCATACCACGGTTGCGAAATATTGCAAACGTTCGAAAGTGCTGA
- a CDS encoding carbohydrate ABC transporter permease yields MINSLGSKQSLFRSRKLIFLILGYAVLVIWAFSTIVPLVWVVVNSFKSSGEILRNSLALPSGLDFKNYLSITQYPDVNLLRSLGNSFIISGSVVILVVAIASMAAFALGRFRMKATVYVLGLLTAGLLVPSFATVIPNFVTLSYIPFVKGSYFAAIIPQTAGNLCFSIIMMTGFMSSLPNELDEAAIIDGASIPRIFISIAIPLTRSMIATIAVMVFLWSYNDLFTSLVYIAKQTQKPVCVILSMVSNMFGTDYGAMMAAILVTILPPMGLYMVAQEQVVSGLTAGAVKG; encoded by the coding sequence ATGATAAATTCACTGGGAAGTAAACAGTCCTTGTTTCGAAGCAGGAAACTGATATTCTTGATTCTCGGGTATGCTGTTCTTGTCATCTGGGCTTTTTCAACCATAGTCCCTTTGGTTTGGGTGGTTGTAAATTCATTCAAATCTTCTGGTGAAATACTCAGAAACAGTCTTGCACTTCCCTCAGGGTTGGATTTCAAGAATTACCTCAGCATTACCCAATATCCAGATGTGAATCTATTGAGATCCCTCGGCAACAGTTTCATAATTTCGGGATCGGTTGTGATATTGGTCGTTGCGATAGCCTCAATGGCGGCTTTCGCTTTGGGCAGATTCAGGATGAAGGCGACTGTATATGTACTCGGGCTGCTCACCGCAGGCCTGCTGGTACCAAGCTTTGCTACGGTTATCCCGAATTTTGTGACGTTGAGCTATATCCCGTTTGTAAAGGGCAGCTATTTTGCAGCGATTATTCCCCAGACTGCAGGAAACCTCTGTTTCTCCATAATCATGATGACGGGGTTCATGAGCAGTCTACCCAATGAGCTGGACGAGGCCGCAATAATTGACGGGGCTTCCATTCCAAGAATATTCATAAGCATTGCAATACCGCTCACCAGGTCCATGATTGCCACAATCGCAGTTATGGTATTCCTATGGAGCTATAATGATTTGTTCACTTCTCTTGTCTATATTGCCAAGCAGACACAAAAGCCTGTTTGCGTGATTCTTTCAATGGTGAGCAATATGTTCGGGACTGATTATGGGGCGATGATGGCAGCCATTCTGGTGACCATACTGCCTCCGATGGGTCTGTACATGGTTGCACAGGAACAAGTGGTGTCAGGGTTGACTGCCGGCGCCGTCAAGGGTTGA
- a CDS encoding sugar ABC transporter permease has protein sequence MVFRSKRHYVTFLVPAAVLIVVFLIYPLFRTVFYSFTSWKNFSPKQTWTGLANYSRMINDPVVLVSIRNTLIMMVGVFLFQVGLSLVLAIMVTELKKLFKFFRTVYFFPVLISATAIGLMFKLIYGYEYGLLNLFFGLFGKENRVWINARTSIFLVTIPIMWQYVGFYFVIYLTGMSKIPQEIYESAQMDGITAFQKAIYITLPMLRDVITSVVILVISGCFKVFDLVYVITGGGPLNSSELLSTYMYDTAFRRYNGGYASALAILMICIGVGLTMILRKFLEQKESYQ, from the coding sequence ATGGTGTTCAGAAGCAAAAGGCATTATGTTACGTTTCTTGTGCCTGCAGCTGTGTTGATTGTTGTCTTTCTGATATATCCATTATTCAGAACGGTTTTCTACAGCTTCACCAGCTGGAAGAACTTTTCGCCGAAACAGACCTGGACAGGACTGGCAAATTACAGCCGAATGATTAACGACCCAGTTGTCCTGGTGTCAATCCGGAATACGCTTATCATGATGGTGGGGGTTTTCTTGTTCCAGGTAGGACTGTCTTTGGTCCTTGCAATCATGGTTACGGAATTGAAGAAGCTATTCAAGTTTTTCAGGACGGTGTACTTCTTTCCGGTTTTGATTTCTGCAACCGCCATCGGGTTGATGTTCAAGCTGATATACGGGTATGAATATGGCCTGCTCAACCTGTTTTTCGGGCTCTTTGGAAAAGAGAACCGAGTATGGATAAATGCCAGGACATCCATTTTTCTGGTGACCATTCCGATCATGTGGCAGTATGTCGGCTTTTATTTTGTCATATATTTGACCGGAATGTCTAAAATCCCACAGGAAATTTATGAATCAGCACAAATGGATGGTATAACAGCTTTTCAGAAAGCGATTTATATAACACTACCAATGCTGCGGGATGTCATTACGTCCGTCGTGATCCTCGTTATCTCGGGTTGTTTCAAGGTTTTTGACTTGGTGTATGTGATAACTGGGGGCGGACCTCTTAACTCAAGCGAGTTGTTGAGCACGTATATGTATGACACGGCTTTCCGACGCTACAACGGTGGATACGCAAGTGCGTTGGCCATCCTCATGATTTGCATCGGTGTCGGTCTGACTATGATCTTGCGAAAGTTCCTGGAGCAGAAGGAGAGCTATCAATGA
- a CDS encoding sigma 54-interacting transcriptional regulator, with product MYIFGETGTGKEFFAQSIHNSSARRAHPFVAINCAALSDNLLESELFGYMDGAFTGASKGGKIGLFELAHRGTVFLDEIGDISPSLQSKLLRVLQEREIRRIGSDQVIPIDVKIICASNKNLSSLVESGVFREDLFYRLNVLKLKLPPLRERPGTSST from the coding sequence GTGTATATTTTTGGGGAGACGGGAACAGGAAAGGAGTTCTTCGCCCAAAGCATCCATAACTCGAGTGCCCGCCGGGCACACCCATTTGTAGCCATCAACTGCGCTGCCCTCTCGGACAATCTGTTGGAGAGCGAGCTTTTTGGGTATATGGATGGGGCATTTACCGGTGCCTCAAAAGGTGGCAAGATTGGACTTTTCGAACTCGCCCACCGAGGAACAGTGTTCCTCGATGAAATCGGAGATATTTCACCGAGTTTACAAAGTAAATTGCTGAGGGTCCTACAGGAGCGTGAGATACGAAGAATAGGGAGTGACCAGGTAATTCCGATAGATGTTAAGATCATCTGTGCATCGAATAAGAACTTAAGCAGTCTGGTGGAAAGCGGGGTTTTTCGCGAGGACCTCTTCTACAGGCTCAATGTATTGAAACTCAAACTCCCCCCACTGCGCGAGAGGCCAGGGACATCATCGACCTGA
- a CDS encoding extracellular solute-binding protein, producing MRKITMCLLVVVLAMGMVFAQGGNESAKATAGSGKSELRVVTFFTGSDQWAPVWKALVADYMQQHPGVTIIDESQPTSGANDLLRTKIQSDIAAKTPPDLMLFFNGADGQMAIDSDLFVDFTSFMADDKAWSSNLKPSAMAFGNIGGNQYCLPYIGYYEGLFYNKALFDKFGLQEPTSWANIIASIDVFKKNGISAFATSMAKPSYLMEQMILAQVGAEGQKDFFGDSWAPSLAAIKDLYDRGAFPPDTLSMTEDDIRVLFKDQKAAMMINGSWMVNGLKDNKDMRIITMPSLPGGKGGSDNVLSGFGSGWYMSKAAAKRDGVALDFLKYMTSPETMTRFIAIGGSPAVTCSVPEGASNLEASAVAMLNTATKAVPAADSQVVREAWLTLVEPGIQYICEGAKTPLQLLREARALNF from the coding sequence ATGAGAAAAATTACCATGTGTTTGTTGGTGGTTGTTCTTGCTATGGGTATGGTATTTGCCCAGGGCGGAAATGAATCGGCTAAGGCAACAGCTGGTTCAGGAAAAAGTGAGTTGCGTGTCGTTACTTTTTTCACGGGGTCTGACCAATGGGCTCCAGTCTGGAAGGCTTTAGTTGCAGATTACATGCAGCAGCATCCTGGTGTGACAATTATTGACGAGAGCCAACCGACTTCTGGAGCCAATGATCTGCTGAGAACAAAGATCCAGTCGGATATCGCAGCGAAGACTCCGCCTGATCTCATGCTGTTTTTCAATGGCGCAGATGGCCAGATGGCAATCGATTCGGATTTGTTCGTAGATTTTACGTCCTTCATGGCAGATGACAAGGCTTGGTCATCAAATCTGAAGCCCTCTGCCATGGCTTTTGGCAACATTGGGGGGAACCAGTATTGTCTTCCATACATCGGGTACTATGAAGGGCTGTTCTACAATAAGGCCTTGTTTGATAAGTTTGGCCTTCAAGAGCCCACCAGCTGGGCGAACATCATTGCCAGTATTGATGTGTTCAAGAAGAACGGCATCTCGGCGTTCGCAACCTCTATGGCAAAGCCAAGCTATCTGATGGAACAGATGATTTTGGCACAAGTAGGGGCTGAAGGTCAGAAAGACTTCTTCGGGGATTCCTGGGCTCCTTCTTTGGCGGCAATCAAGGATCTGTATGATAGGGGAGCATTCCCTCCGGATACCCTTTCAATGACTGAAGATGACATCCGTGTTCTTTTCAAGGACCAGAAAGCAGCGATGATGATCAATGGCTCCTGGATGGTCAACGGCTTGAAGGACAATAAGGATATGAGAATCATCACAATGCCCAGCCTGCCGGGCGGTAAGGGAGGATCTGATAATGTTCTCTCAGGTTTCGGCAGTGGTTGGTACATGAGCAAGGCTGCCGCCAAGCGCGACGGGGTTGCATTGGATTTCCTGAAGTACATGACAAGTCCCGAGACAATGACCAGGTTCATTGCCATCGGAGGAAGTCCTGCCGTCACCTGCAGCGTGCCTGAAGGAGCGAGCAATCTTGAGGCCAGTGCCGTTGCAATGTTGAATACTGCTACCAAAGCGGTTCCTGCAGCAGACAGTCAGGTTGTCAGGGAGGCTTGGCTTACGTTGGTCGAGCCTGGGATCCAGTACATCTGTGAAGGTGCAAAAACTCCTCTGCAATTGCTGAGGGAAGCCAGGGCCTTGAATTTCTAA
- a CDS encoding helix-turn-helix domain-containing protein yields the protein MEESERLENLLPSQNDLVSATMTSEKEILLQVLENSKTKREAALKLGIDPSTLWRKMKKHRLE from the coding sequence TTGGAAGAATCGGAAAGACTCGAAAATTTACTCCCATCCCAAAATGATTTAGTATCAGCCACAATGACCAGTGAGAAGGAAATTCTTCTCCAAGTCCTGGAAAACAGCAAGACCAAACGGGAAGCAGCATTGAAGCTGGGTATAGATCCTTCAACCCTATGGAGGAAAATGAAAAAACACAGACTGGAGTGA
- a CDS encoding MFS transporter, giving the protein MGRVHTDVMDNSVMVDRFPFYLFAVYVFYYSGQSIYNTYLNLYLNSIGLSQSRIGLIISVSTIFILVGQIFWGIVSDKSSSKNHVLSFLLIMIAALSLAFYLNESFAFLMAVIALFSLFFNPVIPLLDNFTLELLEGSNHDYGHIRMGGTVGYCLTVLSIGFFLADEYRKLFYIVAICMIVSFFFTLRMPTIHGYGKRGGRNSFKQLLSNRPLLVLIAFNLSFSLGMNFFYNFYPIYFLSIGGDSAKIGLMMFICAVTEIPVLLVIKRMVDKIGLRGVLMIAGMSTALRWFLLYEIQDPNMAIAVNALHGIGYTGFSYSLITFIGKTVPREMRAIGQTMNAMIGIVGSKVVFGYVGGIASELFGADTIMLYSSVLVFVATSMFLLWSKNKKTFGMSVQ; this is encoded by the coding sequence ATGGGGCGAGTACATACCGATGTAATGGATAATTCAGTGATGGTGGATCGATTTCCCTTCTACCTGTTTGCCGTGTATGTCTTCTATTATTCAGGACAATCTATTTATAACACCTATCTGAATTTGTATCTGAACTCAATCGGGCTGTCACAATCAAGAATAGGTTTGATCATTTCTGTTTCCACAATTTTTATACTAGTTGGTCAAATCTTCTGGGGCATAGTCAGTGACAAATCCAGTTCAAAAAATCATGTTCTCAGTTTCTTGCTGATTATGATTGCTGCACTGTCCCTGGCATTCTATCTCAACGAATCGTTTGCATTTCTCATGGCTGTGATAGCCTTGTTCTCCCTCTTTTTCAATCCTGTAATCCCGCTCTTGGATAATTTCACTCTGGAATTGCTGGAAGGCTCAAACCATGATTATGGTCATATCAGGATGGGAGGGACTGTAGGGTATTGCTTAACCGTACTGTCCATAGGTTTTTTCCTGGCAGACGAGTATCGGAAACTATTTTATATAGTAGCAATCTGCATGATTGTGAGTTTCTTTTTTACCTTGAGGATGCCCACAATCCATGGTTATGGGAAGCGGGGTGGAAGAAATTCCTTCAAGCAGCTTCTCTCGAATCGGCCCCTGCTTGTATTGATTGCATTCAATCTTTCATTCTCCTTGGGGATGAACTTCTTCTACAATTTCTATCCCATCTATTTCCTGTCCATAGGCGGAGACAGTGCAAAGATCGGCCTGATGATGTTCATCTGTGCCGTCACGGAAATACCAGTGCTTCTGGTTATCAAGCGCATGGTGGACAAGATTGGGTTAAGAGGTGTGCTCATGATCGCCGGGATGTCCACCGCGCTACGATGGTTCCTGTTATATGAGATTCAGGATCCGAACATGGCGATTGCTGTTAATGCACTCCATGGTATCGGGTACACGGGGTTCAGCTATTCGCTCATCACCTTCATTGGCAAAACGGTGCCCAGGGAAATGCGTGCAATCGGGCAGACGATGAATGCAATGATTGGAATAGTAGGATCGAAGGTTGTTTTTGGCTATGTTGGGGGAATTGCAAGTGAGCTCTTCGGTGCTGATACCATCATGCTGTACAGTTCGGTTCTTGTGTTCGTCGCGACATCGATGTTCCTGCTGTGGAGTAAGAATAAGAAAACTTTCGGTATGTCAGTTCAATGA
- a CDS encoding dihydrodipicolinate synthase family protein, translating to MNNGIADGVWPVMITPFTENNTIDYDGVLELLHWYENQNVSGIFAVCQSSEMFFLTWEERLELITFIRKNLPSNLGLIASGHVEKDLQEQIRQANRFIETGIDSYVFISNQFASQDEGDDVAKRRIETLLSNIDGNSFGVYECPYPYKRLLTPELLSWCAKTEKFGFLKDTCCNLSELKAKIKAVEGTPLKIYNANAATLLESLKMGAAGYSGVMANFHAGLYVWLCANYAKQKEKASQVQDLLGMASIVECQYYPVNAKYHCQLEGLDLNLFSRVQDFTKFTSSRRLEVEQLRRTVKLFETSVLGK from the coding sequence ATGAATAATGGCATTGCAGATGGTGTTTGGCCAGTAATGATAACACCTTTCACTGAAAATAATACCATTGACTATGATGGCGTATTGGAATTATTGCACTGGTATGAAAATCAGAATGTAAGTGGTATTTTTGCAGTTTGCCAATCGAGTGAAATGTTTTTTCTCACTTGGGAAGAGCGTTTGGAACTCATCACTTTTATTCGGAAAAATCTCCCTAGCAATCTTGGTCTTATTGCTTCAGGACATGTGGAAAAAGATCTTCAGGAGCAGATTAGACAAGCTAATAGGTTTATTGAAACCGGTATCGACTCCTATGTCTTCATTTCGAATCAGTTTGCATCTCAAGATGAAGGCGATGATGTCGCAAAAAGACGAATTGAAACCTTATTATCCAATATTGATGGCAACAGTTTTGGCGTTTATGAGTGCCCCTATCCCTACAAGCGTCTATTGACACCAGAACTGCTTTCATGGTGTGCAAAGACAGAGAAGTTTGGGTTTCTCAAGGATACTTGTTGTAACCTGTCTGAGCTGAAAGCAAAGATTAAGGCAGTTGAGGGAACACCTCTCAAGATATATAACGCAAATGCTGCCACGTTACTGGAAAGCTTGAAGATGGGAGCCGCTGGATACAGTGGTGTTATGGCAAACTTCCATGCTGGGCTCTATGTATGGCTTTGTGCAAATTATGCCAAGCAGAAAGAAAAAGCTTCACAGGTACAAGACCTGCTGGGTATGGCCAGTATCGTTGAGTGCCAGTACTACCCGGTGAATGCCAAGTATCATTGTCAGTTGGAAGGGCTTGATCTCAATCTTTTCAGTCGTGTGCAGGATTTTACCAAGTTCACCTCCAGCAGGAGGCTTGAAGTCGAACAGCTTAGAAGAACGGTCAAGCTTTTTGAGACTTCTGTATTAGGAAAATGA
- a CDS encoding histidine kinase codes for MIGYETAEYHTIHSVCSKEGLDTEYVLYKVNAEGKNKWWRLIQAILSEIHDTLGHSLTGAIIQLEVARKLIDKNSDTALEAIIRSQEITRSGFNDVKRAIKALNPLGIEELSLSECVHQLIQEARDSYNFHIEHDIDLPDNFPDTLK; via the coding sequence ATGATAGGATATGAAACAGCAGAGTACCATACAATCCACAGTGTTTGTAGTAAAGAAGGACTCGATACGGAATATGTTCTGTATAAGGTCAATGCTGAGGGGAAGAACAAATGGTGGAGACTGATCCAGGCAATATTGAGCGAGATCCATGACACACTTGGACACTCCCTGACCGGTGCAATAATCCAGCTGGAGGTTGCCAGAAAACTCATCGATAAGAATTCCGATACAGCCCTGGAAGCGATTATCCGGAGTCAAGAGATTACAAGATCTGGATTCAATGATGTGAAAAGGGCTATAAAAGCACTAAACCCATTGGGCATTGAAGAGCTGTCGCTCTCTGAATGTGTACACCAGTTGATACAAGAAGCTCGAGACAGCTACAACTTCCATATTGAGCATGATATAGACCTTCCCGATAACTTCCCAGATACTCTAAAATAG